The stretch of DNA CGGCTGGATCAGCGGCGGCGTGGCCGTGATGTTCGGCTTCATCCTGCTGTGCGACCTCCACCCGGGCGTCAGCGCCGATTGGTCCGTCGGAACCCAGGCCATCGCGCTGATGATCGGCTCGATCGGCGGGCTGATGATCGGCGTCGAGCAGACGACCGCGAGGGTCCGCGCCGAGGAGCTCGAAACGCGGGCCCGCGAACTCACCGAACAGGAGCGCCGGCTCACCCGGCAGAACGAACAGTTAGAGCAGTTCGCCGACGTTGTCTCCCACGACCTGCGGAACCCGCTGAACGTCGCACAGGGCCGGCTGACGCTTGCCCAGGAGGAGTGTGACAGCGAGCACCTCGACGACGTCGATCAGGCCCACGCTCGGATGGAAACACTCATCGAGGACCTGCTCACGCTGTCCCGGCAGGGGGACACCGCCGTCGATCCGGAGCCGATCGACCTCGCGACCGTGGCCCGGAACTGTTGGTCGAACGTAAAAACGGGCGACGCCGAGCTGTCGGTCGCCCTCGACCGAGCCATCCTCGCCGACGAGAGCCGCGTGAAACAGCTCCTGGAGGACCTCGTTCGGAACGCGATCGAACACGGGGCGGCGGGGGAGCCCGTGACGATCACCGTCGGGGAGCTGCCCGAGGGGTTCTACGTCGAGGACACCGGGCCCGGGATCCCCGAGCCGGAGCGCGGCGACGTGTTCGAGGCCGGCTACTCGACCAACCGGAACGGGACGGGGTTCGGTCTGAGCATCGTCGCGGAAGTCGTCGACGCCCACGGGTGGGAGATCAGCGTCGTCGAGGGGACAGAGGGGGGCGCCCGGTTCGAGATCACCGGCGTCGAGTTCGCCGGATAGCCGTCGGTCAGGCCCACCGCCCGGCGATCCCGACCGCACCGGCGCCGGCGACGAGAAACGCCGGCTCGTACGTCCCGAGCGCGTCGTACGTCGCGCCCGCGGCGGCGGGCGCGAGCAGCCCTGAAACCGCGAACGCCACGGAAACGAGGCCGAACACCGCGTTGATGTTCTCGCGACCGAACAGCGCCGCGACCAGCGGCGACAGCAGCGCGCCGTTGCCGCCGTAGGCCAGCCCGAACACGAGTGCGAACGCGCCGACCCCGGCCGTCGACGACGCGACCGCCAGCCACAGCGTCGCCAGCCCCATCACCACGGAACAGGCCACAAACACCCGTACCCGCCCAACGGTGTCGGCGACGTGCCCGATCGCGACGCGGCCGAGCGCGCTCGTGAGGCCGACCGTCGCCAGCGCCCACGGTCCGACCGCGGCCGGCAGGCCCATCCCCGACGCGTAGAGCACGAGATGTGCGAGGACGGCGTACAGCGAGCCATAGATCAGCACCCAGCCCGCCCGCTCAGAGGTAGATCGCAACCGTCTGGACGGCGAACGCGAGCGAGGCTGGCCCACGCGCGCCGCCGAAGGCGTCAACGATCCGTTCGAGGAAAACCCCGAAGGAGTAGCTCAGGCCGAAAACGACGAACGTCCCCAGAAACGAGGCCGCGACGACCGCCCAGCCGTAGTACGGACGCCGCATCGGTAACGGGCTGTCCCGCCGGGAAGAAAACGGTTCGGTCGGGATGTCCCCACCCCCAGCCCGCATCTCGGCCAGTCAGTAGCTGTAACTGTCCACGGTTTCGCCGTCGGCGTCGGCCAGGGTCGCCGTATCTCCGCCGTTGTTCCAGACGTAGCCTTCATCCCAGTTCCGGAGGATATCGGCGTCGGGGACCGTGCCGCCAGACTTCCCGTCGTTGGAGACGACGACCGTCTCGCCCGCACCGAGCGCGGTGGCGGGGAACGTGTAGGTATGGTCGGCCGCGTCGCCAACG from Halolamina sediminis encodes:
- a CDS encoding MFS transporter encodes the protein MLIYGSLYAVLAHLVLYASGMGLPAAVGPWALATVGLTSALGRVAIGHVADTVGRVRVFVACSVVMGLATLWLAVASSTAGVGAFALVFGLAYGGNGALLSPLVAALFGRENINAVFGLVSVAFAVSGLLAPAAAGATYDALGTYEPAFLVAGAGAVGIAGRWA